From Priestia aryabhattai, one genomic window encodes:
- a CDS encoding GerAB/ArcD/ProY family transporter, whose product MEKAKISASQLFILMVLFELGSALLVPLAIRAKQEAWLAILLGMLGSFVLFLVYHKLYTYYPNLLPTEYMQKILGKVMGTVLAFVYILYFMYDASRVLRDFGEMLLTFAYPDTPLFIANALLMLVIIYTVRKGIEVIARSGELLFIFMYILAVAGFILIVSSGLIDVTNLKPALEEGLLPPLKVALSETLYFPFTEAIVFTMILPYLNNSKKAKVTMLCATGLSGINLAITMLINVSVLGVNLTARSQFPLLSTVESIQVADFLERLDVFFMLAMVIGIFFKVSVLFYAAVIGTANLFKIKSPSRMSYPLGIIILFMSITIASNFQEHLHEGLYAAKFVLHIPLFTIIPSLLLLVAFLKNRKKYGG is encoded by the coding sequence ATGGAGAAAGCGAAAATTAGTGCCAGTCAGCTCTTTATTTTAATGGTCCTGTTTGAACTGGGGAGTGCTTTACTGGTACCTCTTGCCATTAGAGCAAAACAAGAGGCGTGGCTAGCAATTCTGCTTGGCATGTTAGGCAGTTTTGTTTTATTTTTAGTCTATCATAAGCTGTATACGTATTATCCCAATCTCTTGCCTACAGAATACATGCAAAAAATTCTAGGCAAAGTGATGGGAACCGTACTAGCCTTTGTTTACATTCTTTACTTTATGTATGATGCCTCAAGAGTTCTACGTGATTTTGGTGAAATGCTGTTAACCTTTGCCTATCCTGACACCCCTTTATTTATCGCGAATGCATTATTAATGCTTGTTATTATTTATACGGTCCGAAAAGGAATTGAGGTCATAGCCCGATCAGGAGAACTGCTTTTTATTTTTATGTATATCCTTGCGGTCGCTGGATTTATTTTGATTGTGAGTTCAGGTTTAATCGATGTTACAAACTTGAAACCTGCACTGGAAGAAGGCCTGTTACCACCATTAAAAGTGGCATTGTCTGAAACGTTATATTTCCCGTTTACTGAAGCGATTGTATTTACAATGATATTGCCGTATTTAAATAACTCTAAGAAAGCAAAAGTGACCATGTTATGTGCAACGGGATTAAGTGGAATCAATTTGGCTATTACGATGCTCATCAATGTTAGTGTACTTGGCGTTAACTTGACTGCGCGTTCACAATTTCCTCTTCTTAGTACAGTCGAGAGCATCCAAGTAGCTGATTTTTTAGAACGTCTTGATGTGTTTTTTATGCTTGCTATGGTGATTGGTATTTTCTTTAAAGTAAGCGTGTTATTTTATGCAGCCGTCATAGGGACGGCTAACTTATTTAAGATTAAATCACCTTCCCGGATGTCGTATCCTTTAGGCATCATCATTCTATTTATGTCTATCACGATTGCGAGTAATTTTCAAGAACACCTCCATGAAGGACTCTATGCAGCAAAATTTGTTCTGCATATTCCTCTATTTACAATTATTCCCTCTCTCCTTCTTCTTGTAGCTTTCTTAAAAAACAGGAAGAAGTATGGCGGATAA
- a CDS encoding GerAB/ArcD/ProY family transporter, producing the protein MEKAKISASQLFILMVLFELGSSLLVPIAMDVKQDAWLAILLGMVGSFVLFLVYHKLHSYYPDLLPTEYMQKIMGKWMGTILAFVYILYFMYDAARVLRDFGAMLLTSAYPETPLFIAHTLLMLVIIYTIRKGIEVVARSGEILFIFMYIFAIMGFVLIVCSGLIEFTNLQPVLEEGVLPVLKVAFTQTIYFPFAEAMVFTMILPYLKDQKKAKMAMLCATGLSGINLTITMLINISVLGVDLTARSQFPLLSTVQSIQVADFLERLDVFFMLALVIGGFIKISVLLYAAVIGTANLFKIKSPSRLSYPLGFVILFMASTIASNFQEHLHEGLKVEMFILHMPILAIIPPLLLLVAFLKNRKKQRG; encoded by the coding sequence ATGGAGAAGGCAAAAATTAGTGCCAGTCAATTATTTATTCTAATGGTTCTGTTTGAACTAGGTAGTTCTTTATTGGTACCTATTGCAATGGATGTAAAACAAGACGCCTGGCTTGCGATTCTGCTTGGGATGGTAGGAAGTTTTGTTCTATTTTTAGTCTATCATAAGCTGCATTCATATTATCCAGATCTCCTGCCTACAGAGTACATGCAAAAAATCATGGGTAAATGGATGGGAACGATACTTGCCTTTGTCTACATCCTTTATTTTATGTATGATGCAGCAAGGGTTCTCCGTGATTTTGGCGCGATGTTGTTAACCTCCGCCTACCCTGAGACTCCTTTATTCATTGCACATACTTTATTAATGCTTGTCATTATTTATACGATTCGAAAAGGAATCGAGGTTGTAGCTCGCTCAGGAGAGATCCTTTTTATATTTATGTATATTTTTGCCATCATGGGGTTTGTTCTCATCGTATGTTCAGGTTTAATCGAGTTTACAAACTTACAGCCAGTACTTGAAGAGGGTGTTTTACCCGTCCTGAAAGTTGCATTTACTCAAACTATCTATTTCCCGTTTGCAGAAGCGATGGTATTTACGATGATTTTACCGTATTTAAAAGACCAAAAAAAGGCAAAAATGGCCATGTTATGTGCAACAGGATTAAGTGGAATCAACTTAACTATTACAATGCTTATTAACATTAGTGTACTAGGGGTTGATTTGACTGCACGTTCACAATTCCCTCTTCTTAGTACCGTACAAAGCATCCAGGTAGCTGACTTTTTGGAACGTCTTGATGTATTTTTTATGCTTGCTTTAGTTATCGGTGGTTTCATTAAGATTAGCGTGTTGTTATATGCAGCTGTCATAGGGACGGCTAACTTATTTAAGATTAAATCACCTTCACGCCTTTCATACCCTTTGGGCTTCGTTATTCTATTTATGGCTAGCACGATTGCGAGCAATTTTCAAGAACATCTCCATGAAGGACTAAAGGTAGAAATGTTTATTCTGCATATGCCTATCCTCGCGATTATTCCTCCTCTGCTTCTTCTTGTTGCTTTCTTGAAAAACAGAAAGAAACAGAGAGGATAA
- a CDS encoding GerAB/ArcD/ProY family transporter — translation MEKAKISGSQLFTLMMLFEFGTAFLLPIVIEAKQDVWLSIIFGMVGGFLLFLVYYQLHRYYPDLLLVELTQKIMGKWIGRLVSFLYIFYFANLASRVIRDFGDMLLTFAYPDTPLFIVNALLMFVVIYTVSKGIEVLARSSQLLFILLYLFAISGFLLIVCSGLLDFKNLKPVLENGLWLPLKVSLTQNVYFPFGETIVFLMILPYVKNVSKGIGISAIGLTGINLMTTMIINVSVLGVSLTARSQFPLLSTVESIQVADFLERLDVFFMLTAVIGGFIRTSVFFYAVVIGYMPSYLDENIGISDTISTPITAIVLIIMVPFAITFGKLGDKLGNKKVISIGLVLGIVLSIISFQFLNMGSMPFLFIGLLMLGIVLSVYEGTMPGSLPTLFHTDIRYRTLSWTFNISVSIFGGTTPLVASWLVHVTGNNLAPGFYLLAVSLIGLIVVLTLFKDTAGKSLKGSYPTVASKAEYKEAVENPKDSLWWHTEQIEK, via the coding sequence GTGGAAAAAGCAAAAATTAGTGGCAGTCAACTATTTACCTTAATGATGCTGTTTGAATTTGGAACTGCTTTCCTCCTTCCTATTGTTATAGAAGCGAAACAAGATGTTTGGCTTTCCATTATATTTGGAATGGTAGGTGGTTTTCTTCTATTTTTAGTCTACTATCAACTCCATCGTTACTACCCTGATTTATTACTTGTAGAACTCACACAAAAAATTATGGGGAAATGGATTGGTCGTCTCGTTTCGTTTCTTTACATTTTCTACTTTGCGAATCTTGCTTCCAGAGTCATTCGGGATTTTGGAGACATGTTATTGACATTTGCTTATCCAGACACTCCTTTATTTATTGTAAATGCCTTACTGATGTTTGTTGTTATCTATACCGTGAGCAAAGGAATCGAGGTATTGGCAAGATCCAGTCAACTTCTGTTTATTTTGCTCTACCTCTTTGCCATTTCTGGATTCCTGCTTATTGTATGTTCTGGTTTACTTGACTTTAAAAATTTAAAACCTGTATTAGAAAACGGCCTTTGGCTGCCTCTGAAAGTTTCCCTAACTCAAAATGTATATTTTCCATTTGGCGAAACAATTGTATTTTTGATGATCTTACCGTATGTGAAAAATGTGAGTAAAGGAATTGGAATAAGCGCCATTGGATTAACGGGTATCAATTTAATGACTACCATGATTATAAATGTCAGTGTATTGGGAGTAAGTCTTACTGCACGTTCACAGTTTCCTCTTCTAAGTACAGTAGAAAGTATTCAGGTAGCTGATTTTTTAGAGCGTCTTGACGTGTTTTTCATGCTTACAGCAGTTATTGGGGGATTTATTAGGACAAGTGTATTTTTCTACGCTGTCGTAATAGGTTATATGCCTTCTTATTTAGATGAAAATATCGGTATAAGTGATACTATAAGTACCCCCATTACAGCAATTGTATTGATTATTATGGTACCTTTCGCTATCACTTTTGGTAAGCTAGGGGATAAGTTAGGAAATAAAAAAGTTATATCAATTGGATTAGTATTAGGAATTGTACTTTCAATTATTTCTTTCCAGTTTCTTAATATGGGAAGTATGCCTTTCTTATTTATAGGGCTCTTAATGTTAGGCATTGTTTTATCTGTATACGAAGGTACTATGCCAGGATCTTTACCTACGTTGTTTCATACTGACATTAGATACCGTACATTATCATGGACATTCAACATATCCGTCTCTATTTTTGGTGGTACAACGCCTTTAGTTGCTTCTTGGTTAGTTCACGTGACAGGAAATAATTTGGCGCCTGGATTCTATTTATTAGCAGTTAGTTTAATTGGTTTAATCGTTGTGTTAACGCTATTTAAGGATACTGCAGGTAAATCTTTAAAAGGTTCTTACCCAACAGTTGCTTCTAAAGCTGAGTATAAAGAGGCTGTTGAAAATCCAAAAGATTCCTTATGGTGGCATACAGAACAAATAGAGAAATAA
- a CDS encoding GerAB/ArcD/ProY family transporter, with amino-acid sequence MEKAKISSSQLFILMVLFELGSALLVPLAIDAKQDAWLAILLGMVFSFVLLLVYHRLYTYYPDLLPTEYMQKILGKVMGTVLAFVYILYFMYDASRVLRDFGEMLLTFAYPDTPLFIANALLMLVIIYTIRKGIEVIARSGELLFIFMYVLAVAGFILIVSSGLIEIKNLQPILEEGLFPVLKVVFTQTLYFPFTEVIVFTMVLPYLNNPKKAKVTMLCATGLSGINLVITMLINVCVLGVDLTARSQYPLLSTIESIQVANFLERLDVFFMLALIITIFFKICLLFYAAVVGTATLFKVKSPSRLSYPLGLIILFLSITIASNLQEHNHEGLKVAMFVIHIPLLAIVPPFLLLVAFFKNRRKQKA; translated from the coding sequence ATGGAAAAAGCTAAGATTAGTTCTAGTCAGCTCTTTATCTTAATGGTCCTATTCGAACTGGGTAGTGCTTTACTGGTACCTCTTGCGATCGATGCAAAACAAGACGCTTGGCTTGCGATTCTGCTTGGAATGGTATTCAGTTTCGTTCTATTATTAGTCTATCATAGGCTTTATACATATTACCCTGACCTTTTGCCTACAGAATATATGCAAAAAATCTTAGGTAAAGTGATGGGCACCGTACTGGCTTTTGTTTACATTCTTTACTTTATGTACGATGCCTCAAGGGTTCTACGTGATTTTGGTGAGATGCTGTTAACTTTTGCCTATCCTGACACACCTTTATTCATCGCGAATGCATTATTAATGCTTGTCATTATTTATACCATTAGAAAAGGAATTGAGGTCATAGCTCGATCAGGAGAATTGCTTTTTATTTTTATGTATGTCCTTGCGGTTGCTGGCTTTATCTTAATTGTTTCTTCTGGTTTAATTGAGATTAAAAATTTACAACCTATTTTGGAAGAAGGCTTATTCCCTGTCCTAAAAGTGGTATTTACACAAACTTTGTATTTCCCATTTACAGAAGTCATTGTATTTACGATGGTTTTGCCGTATTTAAATAATCCTAAGAAGGCAAAGGTGACCATGCTATGTGCAACGGGATTAAGTGGAATCAATTTAGTTATTACCATGCTTATTAATGTCTGTGTACTGGGTGTTGATTTAACTGCACGTTCACAATACCCACTTCTTAGCACAATTGAGAGCATCCAAGTAGCTAATTTTTTAGAACGGCTTGATGTATTTTTTATGCTTGCTTTAATTATCACCATCTTCTTTAAAATCTGCTTATTATTTTACGCAGCTGTCGTAGGTACGGCTACTCTATTCAAAGTTAAATCACCTTCACGGTTATCATATCCTTTGGGGCTAATCATTCTCTTTTTATCTATTACCATTGCGAGTAATCTTCAAGAGCATAACCATGAAGGACTGAAAGTGGCAATGTTTGTTATACATATCCCTCTTCTTGCAATTGTTCCTCCTTTTCTTCTTCTTGTAGCTTTCTTTAAAAATAGAAGGAAGCAGAAAGCATGA
- a CDS encoding GerAB/ArcD/ProY family transporter, with protein sequence MEKAKISASQLFILMVLFELGSALLVPLAIRAKQDAWLAILLGMLGSFVLFLVYHKLYTYYPNLLPTEYMQKILGKVMGTVLAFVYILYFMYDASRVLRDFGEMLLTFAYPDTPLFIANALLMLVIIYTIRKGIEVIARSGELLFIFMYVLAVAGFILIISSGLIDFKNLQPVLEEGILPTVKVAASETLYFPFTEAIVFTMILPYLNNSKKAKVTMLGATGLSGINLVITMLINISVIGVNLTARSQFPLLSTVASIQVADFLERLDVFFMLAMVIGIFFKVTILFYAATIGAANLFKIKSPSKLAYPLGIVILFLSITIASNFQEHLHEGLYIAKFILHIPLFIIIPPILLFIAFLQKRKDHGSKHV encoded by the coding sequence ATGGAGAAAGCAAAAATTAGTGCCAGTCAGCTCTTTATTCTAATGGTCCTGTTTGAGCTCGGTAGTGCCTTACTGGTACCTCTTGCCATCAGAGCTAAACAGGATGCATGGCTTGCGATTCTGCTGGGCATGTTAGGAAGCTTTGTTTTATTTTTAGTTTATCATAAACTTTATACGTATTATCCCAACCTCTTACCCACAGAATATATGCAAAAAATCTTAGGTAAAGTGATGGGCACCGTACTGGCTTTTGTTTACATTCTTTATTTTATGTATGATGCCTCAAGAGTTCTACGTGATTTTGGTGAAATGCTGTTAACTTTTGCCTATCCTGACACGCCTTTATTCATCGCGAATGCATTATTAATGCTTGTCATTATTTATACCATTAGAAAAGGAATTGAGGTCATAGCTCGATCAGGAGAATTGCTTTTTATTTTTATGTATGTTCTTGCGGTTGCTGGCTTTATCTTAATTATTTCTTCTGGTTTAATTGATTTCAAGAATTTACAACCTGTTTTGGAAGAAGGAATATTACCAACGGTAAAGGTTGCAGCGTCTGAAACCTTATATTTTCCATTTACCGAAGCTATCGTATTCACAATGATTTTGCCGTATCTAAATAACTCGAAGAAAGCAAAGGTGACCATGCTAGGTGCAACGGGATTAAGTGGAATCAATTTAGTTATTACGATGCTCATTAATATCAGTGTAATTGGTGTTAATCTAACTGCTCGTTCCCAATTTCCACTTCTTAGTACAGTCGCGAGCATCCAAGTAGCAGATTTTTTAGAACGGCTTGATGTATTTTTTATGCTTGCTATGGTGATTGGCATTTTTTTTAAGGTTACCATATTATTTTATGCAGCCACTATAGGAGCAGCTAACTTATTCAAAATTAAATCACCTTCAAAGTTAGCGTATCCTTTAGGTATTGTTATTCTATTTCTATCTATCACAATCGCGAGTAATTTCCAAGAACACCTCCATGAAGGATTATATATAGCCAAGTTTATTCTACATATTCCTCTATTCATAATAATTCCTCCTATCCTTCTTTTTATAGCTTTCTTACAAAAAAGGAAGGACCATGGGAGCAAACATGTTTGA
- a CDS encoding Ger(x)C family spore germination protein, with protein MKRKGFFLLLMVTITILLTSCWSKKELTDLAIVAALGVDKTKDGRYHITLQIINPGNVAGGMQGGGGGTQSPPITIYSASGDNIVEASRRASGRISRRLYYAHTNLVVVGEKLAKEEGINTLVDAFDRDPEFRNTSTLVIANHSSAADLVKTLTPVDKIPANKVLKTLEFTERKWGENVKTSLQEVMKSLESPGRGTVVSGFRLDGNPQQAQKLDNLQESAPEATLRASGIAVLKQGKLVDWLYKEPARGTVWILDKIQGTDINIDWAGKKEAIAYQTVRQKTSVSAQVKNGKPHISVHTRVEGDIGDMEVPVDITNPKVITKIEQSVRKEIKKELKTAIERAQKNKTDILGFGEVVHRTRPNQFKKLKREWNDVYFPKLDVDITVEAYVRRAGLRNKSFLSGVKENQK; from the coding sequence ATGAAGCGTAAGGGATTTTTTCTTTTGTTGATGGTGACGATAACCATCTTGCTCACAAGTTGTTGGAGTAAAAAGGAGTTAACTGACCTTGCCATCGTGGCAGCTCTGGGCGTCGATAAAACAAAAGATGGAAGATATCACATAACGCTCCAAATTATTAATCCAGGGAATGTGGCAGGAGGTATGCAAGGAGGAGGTGGTGGTACCCAGAGCCCTCCTATTACCATCTATTCGGCTTCAGGAGACAATATAGTCGAAGCAAGTAGACGGGCTTCGGGCAGAATTTCTCGACGATTATATTATGCTCATACAAACTTGGTCGTGGTTGGTGAAAAACTGGCCAAAGAAGAAGGAATTAATACATTAGTGGATGCGTTTGATCGAGATCCAGAATTTCGAAATACTTCCACCCTCGTGATTGCCAACCATTCGTCCGCAGCTGATCTTGTGAAAACGTTAACGCCAGTTGATAAGATTCCAGCGAATAAAGTGCTAAAAACCTTAGAATTTACGGAAAGAAAATGGGGAGAGAATGTAAAAACATCGCTTCAAGAGGTGATGAAGAGCCTTGAATCTCCTGGAAGAGGAACTGTCGTATCAGGATTTCGTCTAGATGGGAATCCCCAGCAAGCACAAAAGCTGGATAACCTTCAAGAAAGTGCACCTGAAGCGACGCTTCGAGCTTCGGGAATTGCTGTTTTAAAGCAAGGAAAATTAGTGGATTGGCTGTATAAAGAACCAGCAAGAGGAACGGTATGGATTCTCGACAAAATCCAAGGAACGGATATTAATATTGATTGGGCAGGAAAGAAAGAAGCTATTGCTTATCAAACTGTACGACAAAAAACAAGTGTATCTGCCCAAGTGAAGAATGGGAAACCTCATATTTCTGTTCATACACGTGTTGAAGGAGATATCGGTGACATGGAGGTACCTGTTGATATCACCAATCCAAAGGTCATTACAAAAATCGAACAATCCGTAAGGAAAGAAATTAAAAAAGAGCTCAAGACAGCTATTGAACGTGCGCAAAAAAACAAAACGGATATTTTGGGATTTGGCGAAGTAGTTCACCGTACGAGACCAAATCAATTTAAGAAATTAAAAAGGGAATGGAATGATGTGTACTTTCCAAAGTTAGATGTAGATATTACAGTGGAAGCCTATGTACGTCGAGCTGGCTTACGAAATAAATCGTTTCTTTCAGGGGTAAAAGAGAATCAAAAGTAA
- a CDS encoding spore germination protein, translating into MPSFFKDRKQKKKRPQDDESQTKDHPIELIQVSLSGNLNMIKQKTGNSSDVVIREIKMGGDSDIKTAIVYVEGIVDNQSIQEYLLQSMMKDDHKEEINQHNAIDLLSKDIMTIGNISSITNLDDLFASLMAGDTLILVDGIDQALSASTKGGEKRSIAESTTQMVVRGPKGAFTESLGTNTAMVRRIIKTPDLWMESLKVGRVTKTDVTLMYIHGIANDKVVKEVRQRLHRIDIDSILESGYIEQLIEDQTFTPFPTIYNTERPDVVAGNLLEGRIAIFVDGTPFVLIAPAVFMQFFQSAEDYYARFDIATSIRLLRIFMFMISLIAPATYVAVTTFHQEMVPTTLIVAIAAQREAVPFPAFVEALLMELTFEILREAGIRLPKAIGSAVSIVGALVIGQAAVQASIVSPAMVIIVSITAIASFATPSFDMAISARLIRFLFMIGAATFGFYGIILCLLMMVVHLCGLRSFGVPYMAPFAPFIPVNNGDTIVRLPWWTLRQRPRLITANTVREGANRYPHPPASRGMVNRDLEEGDNNEA; encoded by the coding sequence ATGCCTTCGTTTTTTAAAGATCGCAAACAAAAAAAGAAACGACCACAGGATGACGAGAGTCAAACTAAGGATCATCCAATAGAACTGATACAAGTTTCATTATCGGGCAACCTTAACATGATTAAGCAGAAAACCGGAAATAGTTCAGATGTCGTTATTCGTGAGATAAAAATGGGGGGGGATTCCGACATTAAAACGGCGATTGTCTATGTAGAAGGAATTGTAGACAATCAGTCGATTCAAGAGTATCTACTGCAATCTATGATGAAGGATGATCATAAAGAAGAAATAAATCAGCACAATGCGATAGACCTGCTTTCTAAAGATATAATGACAATTGGAAACATATCTTCCATCACTAACTTGGATGATTTATTTGCATCTTTAATGGCAGGAGATACTCTTATTTTAGTGGATGGAATAGATCAGGCACTGAGTGCTAGCACCAAAGGTGGAGAAAAGCGTTCCATTGCGGAATCTACTACCCAAATGGTGGTGCGAGGGCCAAAAGGAGCATTTACCGAGTCTCTTGGGACCAATACAGCTATGGTACGCCGCATCATTAAGACCCCCGATTTATGGATGGAGTCTTTAAAAGTTGGGCGTGTAACAAAGACAGATGTGACGCTTATGTACATACATGGCATTGCCAATGACAAAGTCGTTAAAGAAGTTCGTCAGCGATTACATAGAATTGATATCGATAGCATTTTGGAATCAGGTTATATTGAACAACTAATAGAGGATCAAACATTCACCCCTTTTCCAACCATCTACAATACAGAAAGACCTGATGTTGTAGCTGGAAACCTGTTAGAAGGGCGGATTGCTATATTTGTGGATGGAACCCCTTTTGTACTTATTGCGCCAGCTGTGTTCATGCAATTCTTCCAATCGGCTGAAGATTATTATGCCCGGTTCGACATTGCAACCTCGATTCGTCTTTTACGTATTTTTATGTTTATGATTTCGCTTATTGCGCCTGCTACCTATGTCGCCGTTACAACCTTCCACCAGGAAATGGTGCCCACAACGCTGATTGTAGCCATTGCGGCACAAAGGGAAGCTGTTCCTTTTCCAGCATTTGTGGAAGCTCTACTCATGGAATTAACTTTTGAAATCTTACGAGAAGCAGGGATACGCTTACCCAAAGCCATTGGTTCAGCCGTATCCATTGTCGGGGCCCTTGTAATTGGTCAAGCAGCCGTTCAAGCAAGTATTGTTTCACCAGCAATGGTTATCATTGTATCGATCACAGCCATTGCTAGTTTTGCCACACCTTCTTTTGATATGGCGATCTCAGCTCGCTTAATTCGTTTTTTGTTTATGATTGGTGCAGCAACATTTGGTTTCTACGGCATCATTTTGTGTCTTTTAATGATGGTTGTCCATCTATGCGGCTTACGTTCATTTGGAGTACCCTATATGGCTCCATTTGCTCCCTTCATCCCCGTAAATAATGGAGATACTATCGTAAGATTACCGTGGTGGACGCTGAGACAAAGACCACGATTAATTACTGCTAATACGGTTCGAGAAGGAGCAAATCGATACCCACATCCTCCTGCATCTCGTGGTATGGTAAATCGGGACCTTGAAGAAGGTGACAACAATGAAGCGTAA